The Lysobacter sp. genome includes a window with the following:
- a CDS encoding ATP-binding cassette domain-containing protein yields the protein MTNDDTITTQQATPTATSDLRALWPLVHRHPWLFAIWLISLAVATIATLTLPVASAQLIDGGFAQGDPSRIDRDFLALLGITLVLALAGTARYIFAALLGERVVASLRERLYVRLLTLDAAFHDRNRSGELVSRLTSDVEFLRFLLTFAISGLLRSTVMTIGAIAMLFATNAQLAFYALLAIPLAVLPSILGGRRLRGLARTGQDRIADANALANETLSAVRTVQAHVREDHEHGRFAAMLEAALSAARRRIQAQAALTVVAGVLGSGAILFVLWLGAHDVAAGRMSVGTLTQFVMYALLGGDAVSGLAEVWNDVQRASGGMSRITELLAQRAAIVAPTNPERLPQPVRGDIVFEDVTFHYPQRQDTPSLERFSLRVRPGETVALVGPSGAGKSTVFSLLLRFHDPGAGLIRVDGVPLTRLDPAELRGAVALVPQQPTLFAVSARDNIRYGNLAADEAAFEAAVRAAQAADFLAALPQGLDTDLGERGSRLSGGQQQRIAIARALLKNAPILLLDEATSALDAHSEHAVQRALESLMHGRTTLVIAHRLATVLKADRIVVMDRGRIVAEGTHQSLMAQGGLYEELACLQFLDGSDSRRNRDGSTLVADAGIVAPA from the coding sequence ATGACCAACGACGACACCATCACGACGCAGCAGGCGACGCCCACCGCCACAAGCGATCTACGCGCGCTGTGGCCACTGGTCCATCGACATCCTTGGCTGTTCGCGATCTGGTTGATCTCGCTCGCCGTGGCGACCATCGCGACGCTGACCTTGCCGGTGGCTTCGGCGCAGTTGATCGATGGTGGCTTCGCGCAAGGCGACCCGTCCCGGATCGATCGCGATTTCCTCGCCTTGTTGGGCATCACTCTGGTGTTGGCGTTGGCCGGCACCGCTCGCTATATCTTCGCGGCGCTGCTTGGCGAACGCGTGGTCGCCAGCTTGCGCGAGCGCCTCTACGTGCGACTGCTCACGCTGGATGCCGCTTTCCACGACCGCAACCGCAGCGGCGAGCTGGTGTCGCGACTGACGTCCGATGTGGAATTCCTGCGTTTCTTGTTGACCTTTGCGATCTCCGGGCTGCTGCGCAGTACCGTGATGACGATCGGTGCGATCGCGATGCTGTTCGCGACCAACGCGCAATTGGCGTTTTATGCGTTGCTTGCAATCCCGCTGGCGGTATTGCCCAGCATCCTGGGCGGGCGTCGCTTGCGCGGTCTTGCGCGCACAGGTCAGGACCGCATCGCTGATGCCAACGCGCTCGCCAATGAAACACTGTCTGCCGTACGCACGGTACAGGCGCATGTGCGCGAGGATCATGAACACGGCCGTTTCGCCGCCATGTTGGAAGCCGCGCTATCGGCCGCGCGCCGTCGTATCCAGGCGCAGGCCGCGCTCACGGTGGTAGCGGGCGTTCTCGGCAGCGGTGCGATTCTGTTCGTGCTTTGGCTCGGCGCGCACGATGTCGCGGCCGGACGCATGAGCGTGGGGACGTTGACGCAATTCGTGATGTACGCGTTGCTGGGTGGCGATGCGGTGAGCGGCTTGGCTGAAGTCTGGAACGACGTTCAGAGGGCCAGCGGCGGCATGAGCCGAATCACCGAATTGCTGGCGCAACGCGCCGCGATCGTCGCGCCAACGAACCCGGAACGATTGCCGCAGCCGGTTCGCGGCGACATCGTTTTCGAAGATGTGACTTTCCATTACCCGCAGCGCCAGGACACGCCATCGCTTGAACGCTTCAGTCTACGAGTGCGTCCTGGCGAAACCGTGGCGTTGGTCGGCCCTTCCGGCGCCGGCAAGAGCACGGTGTTCTCGTTGTTGCTGCGATTCCACGATCCCGGCGCAGGCCTCATCCGCGTGGACGGCGTGCCGTTGACGCGCTTGGATCCAGCTGAATTGCGCGGTGCGGTGGCGCTTGTGCCGCAGCAGCCGACGCTGTTCGCGGTTTCGGCGCGCGACAACATCCGCTACGGCAATCTCGCGGCCGATGAGGCTGCGTTCGAGGCGGCGGTGCGGGCGGCGCAAGCCGCCGATTTCCTCGCCGCGTTGCCGCAAGGCCTGGATACCGATCTGGGTGAGCGCGGCTCGCGGCTATCGGGCGGTCAGCAACAGCGCATCGCGATCGCGCGCGCCTTGCTCAAGAACGCACCGATACTTTTATTGGACGAAGCGACCAGCGCACTCGATGCCCATAGCGAACATGCGGTGCAGCGCGCATTGGAATCGTTGATGCACGGACGCACGACGCTGGTGATCGCGCATCGTCTGGCCACCGTCCTCAAGGCAGATCGCATCGTGGTGATGGATCGCGGCCGTATCGTCGCCGAAGGCACGCATCAGAGCCTCATGGCGCAGGGCGGGCTGTACGAAGAACTGGCGTGCCTGCAGTTCCTCGATGGCAGCGATAGCCGTCGCAACCGCGATGGATCGACGCTGGTCGCCGATGCCGGGATCGTGGCGCCCGCTTGA
- a CDS encoding transglycosylase SLT domain-containing protein: MVLAVFPHRDAQAQSRRERDLDAMKMKMAAAEGRYRDALIKIDNNDPTGLLESNAALEDMEDVIAACVKVKNCPMSQLLTSYKRLLKTDVDARVASEGGDEDGQALIDTELATGNVPSSAEAAALLSADGQRFVNMVQMNPAVQAGIRRWLTDMRVSLVQSHENYQYLRHLMAPSFQRNGLPEALLFGIMAKESTGRVHIGSRVGAVGLLQFMPATGRRFGLGPDGTGFDTRYDPRASADAAASYLNERYSELGNNIELWLAAYNGGEGRALRVFRAYPDRSFWDESVYNQFPAETKDYVPMVIAAAWLYLHPKEYGLSFPKIDAKPATIRLVRATSIYELTICLGNGGTRDGYMRALRNLNPRFEADGWISSGTTLNATVKIAGLYNRYCVQGERAELAKRLVESEVSAAIVRVGPLESVVATATGVDGTVAPAEAPAQGKPKPKDTPKPKAARQHKVERGDTLVSIARKYSCDLGDLAKANSIKGPRYTVRPGQRLKLQGCGG, encoded by the coding sequence ATGGTGCTGGCGGTGTTCCCCCATCGCGACGCGCAGGCGCAATCGCGCCGCGAACGCGATCTGGACGCCATGAAGATGAAGATGGCGGCTGCCGAGGGCCGGTATCGCGACGCGCTGATCAAGATCGACAACAACGACCCCACCGGCCTGCTCGAAAGCAACGCGGCGCTTGAGGATATGGAGGATGTGATCGCCGCCTGCGTCAAGGTCAAGAACTGTCCGATGTCGCAGTTGCTGACCAGCTACAAGCGCCTGTTGAAGACCGATGTCGACGCGCGGGTCGCCAGCGAAGGCGGCGACGAAGACGGCCAAGCGCTCATCGATACCGAGCTCGCCACCGGCAACGTGCCGAGTTCGGCCGAGGCGGCGGCGCTGTTGAGTGCCGATGGCCAGCGCTTCGTGAACATGGTGCAGATGAATCCGGCGGTGCAGGCGGGCATCCGCCGCTGGCTCACCGACATGCGCGTGTCGCTGGTGCAGAGCCATGAGAACTACCAGTACCTGCGTCATCTCATGGCGCCATCGTTCCAGCGCAACGGCCTGCCCGAAGCGCTGCTGTTCGGGATCATGGCGAAGGAATCCACCGGGCGTGTCCACATCGGTTCGCGTGTCGGCGCGGTCGGCCTGCTGCAGTTCATGCCTGCGACCGGGCGTCGCTTCGGCTTGGGGCCCGATGGCACCGGCTTCGATACCCGTTACGACCCGCGCGCTTCGGCCGATGCGGCAGCGTCGTATCTCAATGAGCGCTATTCCGAACTGGGCAACAACATCGAACTCTGGCTGGCCGCCTACAACGGCGGCGAGGGCCGTGCGCTGCGAGTGTTCCGCGCCTATCCGGACCGCAGCTTCTGGGACGAATCGGTCTACAACCAGTTCCCGGCAGAAACCAAGGACTACGTGCCGATGGTGATCGCCGCGGCCTGGCTGTATCTGCACCCGAAGGAATACGGCCTGAGCTTTCCGAAGATCGACGCCAAACCGGCGACGATCCGCCTCGTCCGCGCCACTTCCATCTACGAGCTCACGATCTGCCTGGGCAACGGCGGCACCCGCGACGGTTACATGCGCGCGCTGCGCAACCTCAACCCGCGCTTCGAAGCGGACGGCTGGATCTCCAGCGGCACCACGCTCAATGCCACGGTGAAGATCGCCGGCCTGTACAACCGCTATTGCGTCCAGGGCGAGCGCGCCGAGCTGGCGAAGCGGCTGGTCGAGAGCGAAGTGAGCGCGGCCATCGTCAGGGTCGGGCCGCTCGAATCGGTCGTCGCCACCGCCACCGGCGTGGACGGCACCGTGGCCCCTGCCGAAGCGCCGGCGCAGGGCAAACCCAAGCCGAAAGACACGCCGAAGCCCAAAGCCGCGCGCCAGCACAAGGTCGAACGCGGCGATACGCTGGTGTCGATCGCGCGCAAGTATTCATGCGATCTGGGCGATCTGGCCAAGGCCAACAGCATCAAGGGTCCGCGCTATACGGTGCGGCCGGGCCAGCGGTTGAAGTTGCAGGGCTGCGGCGGCTGA
- a CDS encoding DUF853 family protein has translation MDPILVGKAVTTDTSGNVHLLPKFGNRHGLIAGATGTGKTVTLMTLAEGFSRIGVPVFLADVKGDVAGLATAGAMNEKIQQRLALMGNPDYRNEANAVVFWDIYGKLGHPVRTTVSEMGPTLLGRILELNDTQAGVLDIVFKLADDRGLLLLDLEDLRALLGLVAEERKDISTSYGLVSTQSIGAIQRALLRLEQEGAEMFFGEPALELNDLMRTNTDGRGVINILSADQLILKPKLYSSFLLWLLSELFESLPEVGDLEKPKLVFVFDEAHLLFDDAPPALRQRIEQVVRIIRSKGVGVYFCSQFPDDVPDDILGQLGNRFQHALRAFTPRDQKAVKTAAQTFVANPALDVAKAIGELGTGEALVSTLQDKGIPMPVERTLIAPPRCRMGAITEAERAQVRAGSPVGTRYDTRIDRESAAEMLAKKIEAAPEQAKAPPARTRAQDDAEGGGFGQSVKDAVFGTSRRQGMVETMAKQTARTVGNQLGKQILRGLLGGIFGGKR, from the coding sequence ATGGACCCCATCCTGGTCGGCAAAGCCGTCACCACCGACACCAGCGGCAACGTGCATCTGCTGCCGAAGTTCGGCAATCGCCACGGCCTGATCGCCGGGGCCACCGGTACCGGCAAGACCGTGACCCTGATGACGCTGGCGGAAGGATTCTCGCGGATCGGCGTTCCGGTGTTCCTGGCCGATGTGAAGGGCGATGTGGCCGGCCTGGCCACCGCCGGCGCCATGAACGAGAAGATCCAGCAGCGCCTCGCGCTGATGGGCAACCCCGATTACCGCAACGAGGCCAACGCGGTGGTGTTCTGGGACATCTACGGCAAGCTCGGCCACCCGGTGCGGACCACGGTCAGCGAAATGGGCCCGACCCTGCTCGGCCGCATCCTCGAACTCAACGACACCCAGGCCGGCGTGCTCGACATCGTGTTCAAGCTGGCCGACGACCGCGGCCTGCTGCTGCTGGACCTGGAAGACCTGCGCGCCCTGCTCGGCCTGGTCGCCGAGGAGCGCAAGGACATCTCGACCAGCTATGGCCTGGTCAGCACCCAGTCGATCGGCGCGATCCAGCGCGCGCTGCTGCGGCTGGAGCAGGAGGGCGCCGAGATGTTCTTCGGCGAACCGGCGCTCGAACTCAACGACCTGATGCGCACCAATACCGATGGTCGCGGCGTGATCAACATCCTTTCCGCCGACCAGCTGATCCTCAAGCCGAAACTCTATTCGAGCTTCCTGCTGTGGCTGCTGTCGGAGCTGTTCGAGAGCCTGCCGGAAGTCGGCGATCTGGAAAAACCCAAGCTCGTGTTCGTGTTCGACGAAGCACATCTGCTGTTCGACGATGCTCCGCCGGCCTTGCGGCAGCGCATCGAGCAGGTCGTGCGCATCATCCGTTCCAAGGGCGTCGGCGTGTACTTCTGTTCGCAGTTCCCCGACGACGTGCCGGACGATATCCTCGGCCAGCTCGGCAATCGCTTCCAGCACGCGCTGCGCGCGTTCACGCCGCGCGACCAGAAAGCGGTGAAGACCGCAGCGCAGACCTTCGTCGCCAATCCGGCGCTGGACGTGGCCAAGGCCATCGGCGAACTCGGCACCGGCGAGGCGCTGGTATCGACCCTGCAGGACAAGGGCATTCCGATGCCGGTCGAACGCACGCTGATCGCACCGCCGCGCTGCCGGATGGGCGCGATCACCGAAGCCGAACGCGCCCAGGTACGCGCCGGCAGCCCGGTCGGCACCCGCTACGACACCCGCATCGACCGCGAGTCCGCCGCCGAAATGCTGGCGAAAAAGATCGAAGCCGCGCCCGAACAGGCCAAGGCCCCGCCTGCCCGCACCCGCGCGCAGGACGATGCAGAGGGAGGTGGTTTCGGTCAATCGGTCAAGGATGCGGTGTTCGGCACCAGCCGTCGCCAGGGCATGGTCGAAACCATGGCCAAACAGACCGCGCGCACCGTCG